ACTTCTCCTACCGACTGTCGACAGGCACTCAGAACTGCCGCGGACCGACTCGGCGAATCACCGTCGAAGGCGCAGTACGAATCGCTCGGTCTCACCCCCGCGTCGGCCACCATCGTCCGAACGATGGGGGGATGGAACGCCGCGAAGGAGGCAGCGGGGTTAGAGACCGCAGCGAGTCGCGGGAGCCGCGTTCAGTCCAAGCCGACGGATGTGGACTTCTCCGAGGAGGCGTGGGCCGAACTGAGCGTCGACCAGCGCTGGCACTACCGCCACCGCGAACAGAACGCGACGCAGACGCTCGATAAGCGGGCGAAACTCCGGGCGTGGGTGTACGGCCTCAAGCGCGAACGTGGTTGTACTCGGTGTTCGGAATCGGATCCCGTCTGCCTCGATTTCCACCATCGCGACGGCGTCGAGAAGACGGCCAACGTCAGCGAACTGGTCTCGAACGAGCGGTCGCGAGACACGATTCGCGCCGAGATACGGCGCTGTGACGTGCTCTGTGCGAACTGTCACCGGAAGGAACACGCTCACTACCGGTTCGAGCGGCTGGATATCGAACCCTCCGCGATGGTCGCCGAGTTCGGGGACGTCTCGAAAGAACGCGTCGACTCCGACTGAGGGGCGGCGACATCCAAGCACCGTCCGGGTTTGATGGTGAGACGCGTGGTTCGACGGCCGCCATCGTGCCGTTTCGCAACATTGATACGCTATCGGGGGGTAGGTGTGACTGTCCCGTTGGTACGAGCCGGCGGGTGGCTGCTGACAGACATGTCAGTCCCATGGGGTAGTGGCCAATCCTGTTGCCTTCTGGGGGCAACGACCCAGGTTCGAATCCTGGTGGGACTATTCTCTCGATTTCTCGCGTGAGATCTTCCGCGGAGTCGCACGACGGGAGACTGACCGTTTGTATCTCGCCACCGCCGCGAAAGACGACTACGCCGCCGGTCCGCGTAAGTAGGTGCGTCCCTCGACGGGATAGTGGGCACCGAACGAAATGACAGATATCGAGATCGCTCGGCCGGTCGTTCGGTCGGACAGAGCGGACGGCTGGGAAGAGACCGAGACGCGAAGGATGAAGCTTCCCGCTCAACTGGGGACGACGCCGTACGTCTGTTTCCGAACGTTCGAGAACGCCGCCCTCCGCGAACGCGTGAAGCGGCTCACGTTGGGCGAGTTCGATAGCCCGCTGGCGAGGTTCTTCGCCGCGCATATCGATCTCCGGGGGTTCACGACGTTCGGGGCGACGCCGGAGCGACTGGTCGAACCCGCGGCCGACGAACTGAGAGAGACGATGCGAGAGAGCGGGATACGGAACGTCCGCGAGGTCGAAGTCGGGACGGTCCGTCCGGAGGTGGCGAGTCAGACGCGGGAGTACGAGGGCGAGTTCGGCTACGAAGGCTTCTCGGCGGCGATCGAACACGAACGGGCCGGCGAAATCGCGATCGAGATCGAGGGCGGGTCGCTCCCCGTCCGCGGGTTCATCTCGACGTGGAAGGAGGACTCGGGCACCGGGCTCGCCGCGGGCGGCGCCTACCCCGCCGAGTCGTTTCGGGAAGCGAGCACGGCGAGCATCACGGGCGAGCGAGGGACGGGCCTCGATCTGACTCTCTCGGCCGATATCGACCTCGATCCGGCCGCCAGTCGGGCCGAGATCGTCGCTCTGGCGGACGCGGTGACCGTCGAACCGGAAGCGTAGCCCGACCGACGACCGGGTTTCGGGAGCGACGCTCGATCCGACAGTGGTCCGAGACGGTCACTCGCGTCCACGGACGGTCGCCTTACAGTCGGTCGACGCCCGGGTCGATACTGACGCCGTTGCTGCCGTAGGCGTTGATCTCTCGACCGAGCGTCTCGATGGTCTCGACGTCCTCGTCGTCGAGTTCGAGGTCGACCGAATCGAGGTTCTCGCGGAGGTGCGATTCGGTCTCCGCGCCCGCGATGGGCGTGACGCCGTCGAGTCGCTGACTCCACGCCAGCGCGACCGAACTCGCGGTCGTGTCGTGTTTCTCGGCGATTTCTTCGAGTTCGGGAATCATCTCCGTTCGACCGCCGAGTAGCGGTCCGTAGGCGAGGGTCTCGACGCCGTGTTCGCGGTGGAACTCGCGCGAGCGCTCCTGCTGGAGGAGCGGGTGGAGTTCGATCTGATTCGCGGCGACCGTCGGGTCGGCGTGTTCGAGGGCCGTCTCGAGAATCTCCGGGGAGAAGTTGCTCACGCCGATGTTCGAGACGGTTCCCTCCGCGACGAGTTCGTTGTACGCCCGGAGCGTCTCTTCGGGGTCGTAGTCGCCCAGCGGCCAGTGGACGTACAGCAGGTCGATGGTGTCGACGCCGAGTCGGTCGAGGCTCCCCTCGACGGCGTCGTGCACGTCGTCGTAGCCGAGTCTGTCGTACCAGATTTTCGTCGCCAGCGTGAACTCCCCGCGGTCGACGTCCGCGCGTTCGATGGCGTCGCCGACCTCCGATTCGTTCCCGTAGAACTGGGCCGTGTCGACGTACTCGTACCCCATCTCGATGCCGGTGGTCAGGAGGTCGACGTCGGTGATTCCGAGCGTGCCGAATCCGACGGGCGGGAGGTCCAGGGTCACACTCGTAGTCAGGTCGCTCACGCGAGTAGAAGTTACGGCGGCGGGACCGAGACACGACAGCGAACGCGTCTCTCCGAACGAGTGACAAGACTGATACCGACCGACTCGAAAGCGGCGACCGATGGTCTCCTACACGCGACGCGACGCCCTCCGGTCGCTCCCCGCGCTCGCAGTCGGGCTGTCCGGGTGCAGCGCGCTCTCGGGGGACGAGGACGACCTACCGCTGCCGACGGCGTGGGTCGCGGACCTGCGGGAGACGACGGTCGGCGTCCGGCCGACCGAGGGACGGGTCGTCTTCGCCTCCCGGAGTCCGTTCTCGAACGACCCGATGCTGAGCGCCGTCGACGCCGACACCGGAGAGACGACGTGGTCCGTCTCCGGCCCCGACGAGCGGTGTTCGCCGGCCGCGACGGACGGACGCCGCGTCTACGTCTTCTCGAAGACGGGAACGGTGTTCGCGTTCGAGCACGAGGGGGGAGCGCCCGTCTGGGAGGCGTCGATACCGGCGGTGAACCGGGCCGACCCGGGCGTCGTGCAGTTCGCGCCGGTCGTCGCCGGCGGGACGGTCGTCGTGCCCGTCTCCGGGACCGAAGACGACGTCCCCGACAGGCTCGTCGGATTCGCGCGTTCGGACGGAGCCGAGCGGTTCAGCGTCGACCTTCCGGCATCCCTCGCGGGCGCCCCGGCGAGCGACGGGGACGGGGTCGTCTTCGCCCTGTTGGACGGGACGCTCCGCCGCGTCGGGGCCGACGGAACCGACGCGTGGCGCCTCGACGTCGGCGCCGCGATGTCGGACGTCGCCGTCGAGGACGGGACGGTCTACGTCGGGAGCGCGACCGAGTCGGTGCTGGCGGTCGACGCGGCGACCGGCGAGAGACGGTGGCGGGCCGACCTCGAAAACACGGTATTCACCCGGCCGCTCGTCGCCAACGGGCGCGTCTTCGTCGGCGCCGCGGACTACTACCTGTACGCGTTCGACGCCGACTCCGGGGAGCGGCGCTGGCGGACGGAGACGCCGAACGCCGTCACGTCCGGGCCGACGACGGCCGACGGCAAACTGGTGACGCTGTCGGGCGGCGACCTCCGAGTTCGCGGGTCGAGCGGCACCGTTCCCTTCGGGCCGACGGTCTTCTCGGTCCACGACACCGACGGGACGCGGATTACGGAGCGGCGATTCGAGGGCTACCAGAGCGGCGGACAACTCGGTTGGGCGGCGGCCGTCGGCGGCGGCGTCTACCTGGGACAGGAGTGGCAAGTAGCCCGACTCGCCCCGGAGGTGCTGGATGCGGCGTGACCGCGCGGGCGGCGAGAAGCGCCACCGCGTCTCGCGTCGGCGCGCGCTGGGCGGCATCGCGGCGCTCGGAAGCCTCGCGCTCGCGGGTTGTAGCTCCCTCCCTCGACTCGGCGGCGTCGACCCGGAGTGGCGGCGGGAGTTCGCGGACGCGAGCGCCGCGAGTCCGCTCGCCGTCTCGGCGGCGCACGTCCTCGTCGGCGCGCAGGACAAGGCGCTGTACGGGCTCCGTCGCGACGACGGGGAGACCGCGTTCCGATACGAGACGGGCGGCCCCATCGAAGCGCGCCCCGCGGCGTCCGGCGACGACGGGCCGTACCACGCCCACAGCACCGACGGCGACGTCTACGCCGTCGACGCGGCCGGCGACCTGCGGTGGCGCGAGGAGGGATTGCACGAGCGCGGAACGGTGGCCAGCAACGGGTCGCTGCTCGCACACCTCGACCGCCACATCGACGAGGTCCGCGGATTCGACGCGGACTCCGGGGAGCGACGGTTCGCCCGCGACGTCGCCGGCTACCGACTCTCCGGACTGCTCGAATCGACGTTCGTCTTCCGCGAGGCGGCGGGCGGGGATCGAACGCGCCTCGTCGCCGTCGCGACGGAGGACGGGAGCGTCCGCTGGCGGACGGAGGCGAGCGAGTGGTATCCCGGTCTCACTGCCGACGAACGGCTGGTCGTCTCCGACGGCGAGTCGACCGTCCGAGCGTACGACCCGCAGGGCGGGGCCGCCCGGTGGGAGTCGACGGTCGACGCGGAGTCCTACCGAGACCCGACGCTCGGTCCGCAGGTGTACCTACAGAACCAACGGTCGGAGTCGGCGGACGAACTGGTCGCGCTCGACCGTCGCGACGGGTCGGTCGCGTGGCGGAACACCGCCGGGTACGACCTCCGACGGGTGACGCCGACCGACGACGCCGTGTTCGTGGGGAGTCGCGTCGACGACCCAGACGGCGGCATCCTCGGGCGCGTCGACCGCTTCGACCTGACGGGGCGGCGCCAGTGGCGGACGGAGACCGCGGCGCCGGACGCGGAGGACCTCCTCGCGGTCGGGGACTCGGTCGCCCTCTCGGGCGGGCGACAGGTGGTCGTACTCGACCGCGCGACCGGCGAGACGCGGTGGTCGCACGAACCCGAGTCGTACAGCCGGTTACACGTTTCGGCGGCCGACGGGCGACTCTACGTGTCGTACGTCGACGACGGCGCGGTGGCGCGCTTCCCGGTGTCGCGGTCGTAATCGCAGCCGAGAACGCCCGCGAGCGCCGGCCGTCGCGGCGCGGAGGGTGAAATCGCTCGTCGCGGCGCCGGTACGCACTGCCGCCAATCAGTCCCCGCCTCGGCCGCTCCCGCTCCTATCCGCTACGGCGCTCAGACGGCGTCAACCGTCGTCGAGACGCCGCACGTCCGACACCGTAGGATCCGAATCCGCCGCCGAAGCGATTCCTCCTCTCTCCGCACCCCCGCCCGCGTCGGTGCCGTCTCCACCGCGGCCGTGACCGTGTGCTCCCGGACGCCGCCGCAGTCGGCGCACTCCGTCACGAGCGATTCCGCGACCGCGGGCGGTCGAGTGTCTCCATCCATGATGCTCTCCGCCGACCGGAACGACGATAGCCCGCTTAACCATTTCGTCACGTCGCTCCCGCGGTCTTCGCTCCGAACCCCTTCGTCCGATTCGAATCCCTTTAGTGACTCTCGCCGCTACTCGGTAACCCAGTCGCTCGCGGTATCGTCGCTCCGGATTTCGTTTCGACGTTTCGTCGCCCCGCTGTCTCCCGTTCTCCAGTTGAAACGAAGGGGTCCCCCCTCCCGAGAATACGTTCGAATTTCCACACGAAACGAAGGGGTTCCCGGAGCTATTTCTCGACGTTCAGCAGCGCCACGCGTTCGCGGACGAGCGACCCGAGGTCGCCGTCGACGGCGGCGAGTTCGGTGTCGGTCACCGCGAAGAACTCGCGCAGACGCTCCCCGTCGAAGCGGCCGAGCGTCCGTTCCTCGGCGAGCGTTTCGCGCAGTTGAGCCGCTGCGGCCGCCTCGTCGCCGCCGTCGACGAGGGCGACGGCGGGCGTCTTGCCGGCCGAGACGCCCATCGTCAGCGCGTCGTCTATCTGCCGTCGACCCGCGGCGTACAGGAGGATTTCGACGGCCCTGTCGCGGGCGACGTTCTCGCCGCGGTCGATGGCGCGGTCCGCCAGTTCGACGGCGCGGCGGAGGTGCTCCTCGCCGGCGACGTACCGCGCGTCGAACACCTGCACCGTCGCGCCCGTCTCCTCGGCCACCTGGCCGACGGCGGCGACGAAGGCGTCGACGCTCTCCACGTCGGCGACGCCCTCGACGAACTTCATCCGAAATCACCCAGGCTGGCCTGCTCCTGCGGGTCGTCCGCGTCTCCGCTTCCGTCGCCGCGGTCGGTCCGTTCGCTCGCTCGCTCGAACGTCGCGTCGGGCACGTCGGCCTCGTCCTCGTCGACGTCGTCCATCGACGGGTCGCGCCGCCCGGCGGCTTCGAGGACGCTCTCGGCGGTCTTCCGCCGCCCCCGCAGGGCGGCGAGAATCACGGACTTGTCGGCCTCTCTGAGGTCGTTCCGCGTCTCGATGCCCGCCTCGAACAGGCGGCGGGCGCGCTTGCGGCCGACGCCGCGCACGCCGGCCAAGTCGAGCAGTTCGTCGCGGACGCCGTACTCGACGCGCTTTTTCGCCTCGCGGACGGCGACGACCGAGGAGAGGTCCAACTCCCCGGCGAGTCGCTCGGCCGCGCCGAGCAACCACTGCGCCGTTTCGACCTTCCCCCGGATGTCGCCCGGTCCGACGCCGTAGCGTTCGGTGATGCGGTCCTCGTCCACCTCGCGCGTCCAGTCTTCGAGCAGTCTGGCGGTCTTCAGCGCCGAGAGCCACTCCTCGAAGCGCACGTCCTCGTACTCGGAGGGGACGTTCCCGAGCAGTTCGGGTTCGCGCTCGTAACACTCCTCGGTGTAGGTCTCTCGGTCGCCCGATTTGAGGTAGAGCTGATACATATCGGGCGTGCGCGAGACGAGGTGGAACAGGCCGAGCGCCGTGGGATACGTGCGGTCCGTCTCGAGGGCTTCGACGTTCTCGTCTTCTCTTTCGCCTTCCCCTTCGTCTCCGCTCTCGCCGTCCGCCTCCGGGACCATCTCGCTGGCCCGCCGGAACCCGGCGGACTCCTCGCTCTCGGCGTCCCCGGCGTCGCTCGCCGCGCGGCGAGCCTCCGAATCGGAGACGCCGGCCAGTTCGCGGAGTTTCTCCTCGCGGTGGTCGGCCGCCCACTCCAGGCCGTCGATTATCTCGGCGGCGCTCATCGGGTCGAGGTAGAGCCGCGAGACGGTGTGGCCGATGGCCGTCGCGGAGATGTCGTCCCCGTCGATGTCGACGAACCCGTTCACTTCGAGGTACTGCAGGACCGTGTCGGTGACCCGCTCCAACCGGCCGGGTTCGTCGGTCTGCGTCGCGTACAGCGTTCGGTCGAGAAACTCCAACAGTCCCTCGCGGGTGTGCGCGAACCCGGAGGCGACCGTGGCCAAGAGATGCGTCCGCAGGGCGGGTTCGGCGGCGAGTTTCGAGCGGACCGGTTCGGCGTCGGCCCAGATATACCGCTCGAACAGTTCGTCGCGCGTCTCCGAGTCCTTCGCCAATAGGACGGCCTCGCCGTAGGGGTCGAGTCCGGGGCGGCCGGCCCGCCCCATCATCTGGTGGACTTCGAGCACGTCGAGCGGTTTCATGCCGCCGAACTCGCCGTCGTAGCGCTGCCAGTCGCGGACGATGACCCGCCGACTCGGCGTGTTGACGCCCGCCGCGAGCGTCGGCGTCGCCGAGACGGTCTTTACCAACCGGTCGCGGAACGCCTCTTCGACCAGTCTCCGATGCTCGGACGCGAGGCCGGCGTGGTGGAACGCGGCCCCCTTCGCCACGCAGTTCGCGAGGGTGTCGCTCGTCTCGGCGTCGGAGACATCACGTATCTCTTGCGCTAACTCGGCCAACTCGCCGCGCTCCTCGCCCGTGAGGTACTCCGCGGTCACGTTCTTCAGTCGCTTGGCGGCCGCCTCGGCGTTCCGCCGGGAGTTGACGAACACGAGCGAGGAGCCCTCCTCGTCGAGGGTGTCGGCGACGAGCGCCGACGTCTGCCTGTCGCCCTTCCCGACCGGAACCTCCCGCTGGGTCCCGTCGTCGAACGAGATGGCGTTGCCGTAGTGGACGCCCATCTTCAGGTCGATGGGCCGCCACTCCGACTGGACGAGCGTCGCGTCCAGCCACTCGGCCACCTCCTCGGCGTTGCCCACCGTCGCCGAGAGCGCGACCACTTGGAGGTTCGAGTTTATCTTCCGGAGTTTGCCGAGGGTGACTTCGAGCGTCGGCCCGCGGTGCGAGTCGTTCACGAGGTGCACCTCGTCGGCGACGACGCAGGAGAGGTCGCTCACCCATCCCGCGTTGTTGCGGATGAGCGAGTCCACCTTCTCCGAGGTGGCGACGATGATGTCCCTGGAGGAGAGCCACTCGCCGCTGGACTCGTAGTTGCCCGTCGAGACGCCCACGTCGACGCCGAACTCCTCCCAGCGCTCGAACTCGGCCTTCTTCTCGGAGGCGAGGGCGCGGAGCGGCACGATGTACAGCGCCTTCCCGCCCCGTCGCACGCTCGACAGCATCGCCAACTCGGCGATGAACGTCTTCCCGGACGCGGTCGGGACGGAGGCGAGGACGCTCTCGCCCTCCGTCACGCCCGCCTCCACCGCCTCGGCCTGCGGGGGGTACAGTTCCTCGATGCCCCCCGACTGCAGTCGTTCGGGCACCCCCTCCGGCAGGCCCGGCACGTCCTCCGGTCTCATTGGCGCGGAGTAAGCCGTCACCCGGTTTAAATGGTCGGACCCGAGAGCGTCCGGGGTGTGCGGCGGGGAGGAGGCGGTGAAGAGTGAGCGATCGCCGACCGCCGCTCCGGAGCGTACCAGTATTTCTCCCCGCGGCGCGAAGTACGAGGGGATCGTACCGCCGCCGAATCACCTAGTTAGGACCGTTCGAGGCCGGCCGATAGAGAGGTACCCACGATGCACTCTTCCGATTTCCGACGACGCGATACCGACGCGAACGCCGCGGTTACCCCCCGGTCCGCGGACGACGGCGGCGGCGCGTCGACCCCGAGTTCCTCCGTCCCGGAGTTTTCGACGGACCTCCTCGTCGGAAACGCCGGATTCGACCCCGTCCGGCGTCGCTCCGGCCGCGACGGGTGGCGGAGTGCGGTTCGCGCCGCCGCGGTGACGCTCGCCGTCGTCGGCGCGATGCTGTTCGCCTCGGCGGGCGCGGCGACCGGGTCGGTGTTCGGCGTTCCGCTCCGTTCGCCGGTCGTTCTCGCCGTCGCCGCGTTAGCCGGCGTCTTCGCGCTCCGGGCGGGGTTCCTGCTCGCCTTCGGCCGGAGGGAGGAAGCGGGATGGGCGCGCGAGCGCGCCGGCGACGCCCTCGCGGTCGCCGCGCTCGTCGGCGGGTCGTCGTACGTCCTCGCGGTCGCCGCCGCCCCGTCGCCGCCGTGGCTCCTCATCGGCGTCGGTCTCGGGGTCGGAGCGCTCCTCGCGTTCGCGTACGTCCGGCCGGCGTTCCCGTGGTCGCCGAACGCGTACCGGACTCGGTTCGCCGCCTACGCTCGGCGTCTCGGCGCCCGCGAGACTCTGTTCGGCGCTCTCCTCGCGGAGGCGAGAGCGGACGCCCGCGCGGACAGCGAACTGCGCATCGCGGTCGCAGAGGCCGAGGCGGCGCTCGCGTCGGCCCGCGCGAGCCTGCGACAGGCCGACAGCGACCTCGAGATGGGACTCGCGAACGACGCGCTGTTCCACTTCTACTCGGCGAAGCGGGACCTGATCGCCGTGGACTACGCCGTCGAACTGTTGAAGGACGTCCTGACGGAACCCGCGGTGAGCGTGACCGTGGTCGCCGACGCGGACGACGCCGAGACGGGGTCGGCGACCGACCCGGGCGGCGCGGCTCCCGCCGGAACCGCCGCGACGCCCGTCGACCTCGGCGGTCGCCTCTCCCCGCGGGCGCGCCGGTATCTCGCGTCGACCGCCACCCACGTCGTCACTCGGGTTGAGGCCGAGTTCGGGTCGAAGGACGCGCTGACCGGGAGCGTCCGCGGCCGACTCTACGACTCGAAGGGGACGGTCCGACCCGACGTCGACGTCCGCGAACTCCAGCAGGCGGCCGGGCTCGTTCAGGACCGCTGGCGGGCGGACGCCCGAACCGAGCGCACCGTCGGTCGACTGCTCAGGTTGGGAACTCTCGTCTGCCTCGCGGGGTTCGCCGCGTTGCTACTGTTGGTCACCGTCGGCGGCGCGGCGGGGGCGTTCACCCCGCTCGGCGACCTGTCGGTGGCCTCGACGCTCGCCGTCGTCGGCCTGTTCGGCCTGTTCGGGGCGCTGGCGAGCGCCCTCTTCGACCTGAAGGACATCTCCGCCGCGGGTCCCGGCCACGCGGGGTCGTCCGACCCGCCGGTCAACCGCGACCTACTGCTCGTCCGCCTTGTCGTCGGCGCGCTCATGGGCGTACTGGCCTACGTTCTCGTCACCTCGGGCGTGGTCACCGCCGTAACCGACGACCCCTTCGACGCGCTCCTCGCGAGTCCGCTGGTCGCGCTCTCGGTGGCGTTCGCCGCCGGGTTCGTCGAACGCCTCGTCGCGGACGCGGTCGAGGAGTTCGCCGCCGGGGTGACCGGGACCGACTGAGCGGCGAGCGCACCGGCGTCGTCACCGCTTTGTACGCCCTGACCGAACGGCCGGCATGAAGATTCGCTACGACCGCGACACCTGCATCGGCATGTTCCAGTGCGTCGACGAGTGGGACGCCTTCGAGAAGAACCTCGACGACGGGAAGGCCGACTTGGCGGGCGCCGAAGAGGTCGAAGACGGCGTCTTCGAGGTCGAAGTTCCCGAGGACGAGGAGTTCGACGCCGAGTTCTCCGCGCGGGTCTGCCCCGTCGACGCCATCGAACTCTACGACGACGACGGCGAACAGGTCGTCTGACCGACATCGTCTTCGCGCCACCGAAGACGAGTCGAACGCCGAGACGACAGGCCGTCTCTACCTCGATACCCCGACAGTCGTTCTACTCCTGTCTGTTCTCTGTAGTAACGTGTTTGCACAATCGTTATGTACGCCTGAGGAGATGTGACGCCCGAGAGCATGACCCGAGACACCCGCGGTCACCACGTCGCCGAGTGGGCGGACCTCGTCGGCGAGTCCGTGCCGGACGGCGTCGTCGACGCGGCGGACCGACAGACTCCCGACCAGTGGGACGGCCGCGACGCCGACCGGCGCTGACGACCGACCGACGATAGGCGCCGACGAGCACCGCCCGCGGCCGGAGATACACTTTCGCCGCGGTTCGCTAACCCTTAACCCGCATCGCGCCCAAGCGGGCCCAATGGCGGCCGCAGACGACCCCTCGCACGTCGACCATCCCCTCCTGAGCCCGTCGTTCATCGAGCGACGCCTGTACCAGATTCGACTGGCGAGCGCCGCCCGCGACGCGGACACGCTCGTCTGTCTCCCGACGGGCCTCGGCAAGACCACGGTCAGCCTCCTCGTCACGGCCGAACGGTTGAACGGCGTCGGCGGGAAGGCGCTCTTCCTCGCGCCGACGAAACCGCTCGTCCAGCAGCACGCCGACTTCTACCGCGAGGCCCTCACCATACCGGACGACGAAATCGTCGTGTTCACCGGCGACGTGCGCCCGGACGACCGGGCGGCCCTCTGGGAGGACGCCCGCATCGTCATCGCCACGCCGCAGGTCGTCGAGAACGACCTCATCGGCAACCGCGTCTCCCTGCGCGACGTGACGCACCTCACGTTCGACGAGTGCCACCGCGGCACGGGCGACTACGCCTACGTCTACATCGCGGAGCGCTACCACGCCGACGCCGAACACCCCCTCGTCACGGGGATGAGCGCCTCGCCCGGCGGCGACAAGGAGTCCATCCTCGAAGTCTGTGAGAACCTCGGACTCTCCGAAGTCGAGGTGATGACCGAGGAGGACGCCGACGTCGACGAGTACACCTACGACACCGACGTGGAGTGGGAGCGCATCGACCTGCCGGA
This is a stretch of genomic DNA from Halogeometricum sp. S3BR5-2. It encodes these proteins:
- a CDS encoding homing endonuclease associated repeat-containing protein, which produces MASTSPTDCRQALRTAADRLGESPSKAQYESLGLTPASATIVRTMGGWNAAKEAAGLETAASRGSRVQSKPTDVDFSEEAWAELSVDQRWHYRHREQNATQTLDKRAKLRAWVYGLKRERGCTRCSESDPVCLDFHHRDGVEKTANVSELVSNERSRDTIRAEIRRCDVLCANCHRKEHAHYRFERLDIEPSAMVAEFGDVSKERVDSD
- a CDS encoding aldo/keto reductase: MTLDLPPVGFGTLGITDVDLLTTGIEMGYEYVDTAQFYGNESEVGDAIERADVDRGEFTLATKIWYDRLGYDDVHDAVEGSLDRLGVDTIDLLYVHWPLGDYDPEETLRAYNELVAEGTVSNIGVSNFSPEILETALEHADPTVAANQIELHPLLQQERSREFHREHGVETLAYGPLLGGRTEMIPELEEIAEKHDTTASSVALAWSQRLDGVTPIAGAETESHLRENLDSVDLELDDEDVETIETLGREINAYGSNGVSIDPGVDRL
- a CDS encoding PQQ-binding-like beta-propeller repeat protein, which produces MVSYTRRDALRSLPALAVGLSGCSALSGDEDDLPLPTAWVADLRETTVGVRPTEGRVVFASRSPFSNDPMLSAVDADTGETTWSVSGPDERCSPAATDGRRVYVFSKTGTVFAFEHEGGAPVWEASIPAVNRADPGVVQFAPVVAGGTVVVPVSGTEDDVPDRLVGFARSDGAERFSVDLPASLAGAPASDGDGVVFALLDGTLRRVGADGTDAWRLDVGAAMSDVAVEDGTVYVGSATESVLAVDAATGERRWRADLENTVFTRPLVANGRVFVGAADYYLYAFDADSGERRWRTETPNAVTSGPTTADGKLVTLSGGDLRVRGSSGTVPFGPTVFSVHDTDGTRITERRFEGYQSGGQLGWAAAVGGGVYLGQEWQVARLAPEVLDAA
- a CDS encoding PQQ-binding-like beta-propeller repeat protein, encoding MRRDRAGGEKRHRVSRRRALGGIAALGSLALAGCSSLPRLGGVDPEWRREFADASAASPLAVSAAHVLVGAQDKALYGLRRDDGETAFRYETGGPIEARPAASGDDGPYHAHSTDGDVYAVDAAGDLRWREEGLHERGTVASNGSLLAHLDRHIDEVRGFDADSGERRFARDVAGYRLSGLLESTFVFREAAGGDRTRLVAVATEDGSVRWRTEASEWYPGLTADERLVVSDGESTVRAYDPQGGAARWESTVDAESYRDPTLGPQVYLQNQRSESADELVALDRRDGSVAWRNTAGYDLRRVTPTDDAVFVGSRVDDPDGGILGRVDRFDLTGRRQWRTETAAPDAEDLLAVGDSVALSGGRQVVVLDRATGETRWSHEPESYSRLHVSAADGRLYVSYVDDGAVARFPVSRS
- the cgi121 gene encoding KEOPS complex subunit Cgi121, yielding MKFVEGVADVESVDAFVAAVGQVAEETGATVQVFDARYVAGEEHLRRAVELADRAIDRGENVARDRAVEILLYAAGRRQIDDALTMGVSAGKTPAVALVDGGDEAAAAAQLRETLAEERTLGRFDGERLREFFAVTDTELAAVDGDLGSLVRERVALLNVEK
- a CDS encoding ATP-dependent DNA helicase, producing the protein MRPEDVPGLPEGVPERLQSGGIEELYPPQAEAVEAGVTEGESVLASVPTASGKTFIAELAMLSSVRRGGKALYIVPLRALASEKKAEFERWEEFGVDVGVSTGNYESSGEWLSSRDIIVATSEKVDSLIRNNAGWVSDLSCVVADEVHLVNDSHRGPTLEVTLGKLRKINSNLQVVALSATVGNAEEVAEWLDATLVQSEWRPIDLKMGVHYGNAISFDDGTQREVPVGKGDRQTSALVADTLDEEGSSLVFVNSRRNAEAAAKRLKNVTAEYLTGEERGELAELAQEIRDVSDAETSDTLANCVAKGAAFHHAGLASEHRRLVEEAFRDRLVKTVSATPTLAAGVNTPSRRVIVRDWQRYDGEFGGMKPLDVLEVHQMMGRAGRPGLDPYGEAVLLAKDSETRDELFERYIWADAEPVRSKLAAEPALRTHLLATVASGFAHTREGLLEFLDRTLYATQTDEPGRLERVTDTVLQYLEVNGFVDIDGDDISATAIGHTVSRLYLDPMSAAEIIDGLEWAADHREEKLRELAGVSDSEARRAASDAGDAESEESAGFRRASEMVPEADGESGDEGEGEREDENVEALETDRTYPTALGLFHLVSRTPDMYQLYLKSGDRETYTEECYEREPELLGNVPSEYEDVRFEEWLSALKTARLLEDWTREVDEDRITERYGVGPGDIRGKVETAQWLLGAAERLAGELDLSSVVAVREAKKRVEYGVRDELLDLAGVRGVGRKRARRLFEAGIETRNDLREADKSVILAALRGRRKTAESVLEAAGRRDPSMDDVDEDEADVPDATFERASERTDRGDGSGDADDPQEQASLGDFG
- a CDS encoding ferredoxin, giving the protein MKIRYDRDTCIGMFQCVDEWDAFEKNLDDGKADLAGAEEVEDGVFEVEVPEDEEFDAEFSARVCPVDAIELYDDDGEQVV